From the Plasmodium brasilianum strain Bolivian I chromosome 7, whole genome shotgun sequence genome, the window AATGtaattttatccttttaacGTGATCCTCGTACTTGTCTTTATATTCCCTACggcaatttttaaaatatcaattTGAAATGGGTAAAATTAGTAGAAAtggaatgaataaatattatatttcctattttgttattaccTTGTCAATAATAAAAGGTCCATTTCAggcttatttatttgttcattaatcttataagaaatagaaaaaaaatatggatgAACAAGCAAGGTTTTACATgaacatgtatataagtgCAAAACTGACTGCTCTTACATCAAAAGAACATAAGTGcatgaaatttttaaaaattattatacctTTATAATTTCAGACAAAAATTCTTCATCCTCTAGATTCTCATCTTCAGgtatctttaaaaaaagaaaaaataataatcatatgtatatttatatttaatttgttaaaagGGCAAAATATTCAaccaaaaaagaaaaagacaaTGCAAAGTCCAAActgtaaatacataaatgaaatgtataatatatccTTGAACATGTTTACCTTGTAGTTATATTGAATGTTTATCATGTAGGAAGCCCGATCTATATCATTCAGTAGAATTCCATATGCGTTGTTTAAATAACTTGAGACTTCATTTATTCTTTCTAACTGtaattataatgtaataacgaacttattttttattttcatatgcattttttttgtaatattattgCTTGAATTaggaataattaaattattcgatgcattatacaaaaaaactCTTATTCATGAGGGTTCTCATGGTAGAAGTGTTTACGCTGATGAAAGAGTTTGTGTATATGAGTGTACTCGTTTaagtataagtatatatgtatatatgtatgcatgtggTGAGGGAGCATGCGCCATGTATATGTGCTATCAGTAACAAATTGCGTTTACTTCGGAATTCTGTGCATTCTTATCCGGGTggtaaattttttgtatatcattaaattttttctttaaataatttttgtctAAGTCATAGCTAACTTTTCTGcttatgaacaaaaaaaaaaaaaaaaaaaaaaagagatataaGTAAGATGACTACACATAAATTGCAGCTAATAAGTAATGTTTGACCTAATCATCATTTTGTGTATTTTATCACGTATTGAATATTGTGGCTTAATggtaaatatattgtttaatttgttaccatatgcttatttatttatttttatttattaatttttatttattaatttttatttattaatttttatttttttattaatttttatttattaatttttattttatttgtttttaaattttcatacaAGCCGAAAAGCtcaaaaaagttaaaaattttaaagacaTCGACATTGATTAGCGCCTTACAACTCTAAAAGGGTAGGATGTtaatcgaaaaaaaaaaaaaaaaatataacaacgATGTTGGAAATGACACgtttttatgtatacataaggatatatacatatatacatgtacatatacataagtcTCGTATCTTTGTAACGTTATAAATCCTCTCTTTTCACAATATTCTAATGCGTTATACTGAAAAAATTACAACATACTTGACAGCTGAACGGAACATTGTCAACATTTATATCCCTGTGACATTTGTAGCATTTTActtgtttaatatttttccttttattaaaatctaacatatcatatttattattatctgttattaaaagaaaagaaaatggtatacatataacaattctctaaattttttgaaataaattttagaTCATTTGACATATGTGTACTTCATCATTAATGGGATGCATGTAAtgtataaaaacattttcctttctttattacacacatttattatttccatttatGAACAGCCGTTTAGTTAATTTGTTGGAATAAGGTTTACACGATATTGTATTATTGACAGCATTGTGCTTCCacaataaagatatatatttgattttGTTCATTGAGTTTATTATTGTCACAtagtatgtttttatattatattttactctTTTATAAGGTAATAGTGTATATCTACACTTTACCGTTGAAATAATCTTTTGAAATTCGTATGAAAAAACAAGTAACTGCAAAAATTAGGATCAAGttataaaacaaacaaaaaaaaaaaaaataaataaatgcaaaaagtaacaaaaaaaataattaaaaaggatGAAAGCAATATAACATGTACAGTTGTTCTTCAGTttgtaaatgtatttttacgcaatttaatattgtttaattttatttagttttattcgattttatttaattatgtttgattttatttaattatgtttgattttatttaattatgtttgattttatttaattatgtttgattttatttagttttattcgattttatttaattatgtttgattttatttagttttattcgattttatttaattatgtttgattttatttaattatgtttgattttatttaattaggtttgattttatttaattatgtttgattttatttaattatgtttgattttatttaattatgtttgattttatttaattatgtttgattttttttagttttattcgattttatttgtttttatatattttacttttttttttttttttttttgggcgAAACGTGTTTAAGCCCTATAtacaaaaacatttttaaaaatcccTACCTGCACATAATGCTAAATGGAAACAACGTCGTAGGGGCACACAAACcataatatgtaaatacaaatatgtatatacatatgtgtttATGTGTACTCATAACGCGGAAGAATATATGGCACATGTACATTAACTCTTGGAATGTACTTCCACTTTTGAACAGACTTTCATTCTTGCTctgcatttttttacaaaacagGAGgacttcatttatttttacacttACATaggaacatatatatttacatatatatatataaacatatgtgtataatgCATAATGTGTAACCCTCATATGTGtgagtttttttattagtcgAACATGTACAAGtcaggaaattttttttttttttttttgttaattgtCAAAATggtattatttcttttccatAATGTTTTATATGCCTCTCATTTTGgtatttcattaatatgtGATTACAGGTACGTAGTACGTACGTAAGCATAGTATAACCATAGACACAGTATACACGCATGGTATGTACGTACACACAACATGTGTGCGCGCACGAGTACATGCGTTTTTGTTCAACTTCTACTGTTTCTTTCATACTCCCTGTACTTTTGCACTTGCTGTTCCTTAAAATTTTgcacaaattttttatcccATTTTGTTTCTTTCATCTTCCAGAATAAGGGTTTTTTGGATTTCATCAATTCAACAATGGATTTATCATATTCGTCTAGCATTTCTCGTATGAACCAGTCAGGTAAAATTCTTTCAATATCAAaatttaattgaaaaatagCTTCTGGGATATGGGGAAAATTTGGAAAATGGTTAgctgttaattttttttcttgaacACTTTTAAAcaatgttttaattatatctttaaaaaatatccaATCAGCTTTTGGCATGGATGCAAGCATAGTTGTTAAAATAGTTTTTCTTACATTTGGTTGTTCATGACAAATTATTGTAGTAATGTTAATAACATCCTGccatatatctttttctaaaatagaatatattcctttttgtataatcatcaaaattattaaccAGTCAGAAGGATGTTCCCTAAAATCCCTATTTTGagcttttatattttttttttcaatttgtaTAGCGTGTTTAATATATCCAAGAAATGCATAGTCTAATAAAGGTTTCATTGATTCAATAAAATCATTTAACCCTTTCTCATCATGTACAGCCTTTTCACATATAAGTTGAATCTTTTTCAAatgttctttttcttcatgttccattaaaatttttatatcatcatATAAACTCATAACAAACGAATTAACTATTTGTAGAATTCTTTTCTCTTCACTATTCTTTGGTGGGTTTTCTTGTAGtctaattttcattaaacatatatattcatcaCTTAGTAAAACATCCCGATAATTATTACAAACAGTTGGAATCATATCATCCTCTAAATATTGTAATTCTTCAATTAATGTGTTTAACCTCATTTcgtttattttccattttcctCTCATTTGGTTTTTCTCCTCTTCACTGCTCTTCATGTAAATTTCGTAAAGTGTTAATTTCGGTTTATCGCTATGGTCGAGCAACTCCTTCTCCAAGCAATTAAAAAAGCGCCTGTTAATGTTGTTATCTGTGCCGCTATCACTGATATTACCGCCATAGCTGCTAACACTGCTATCACTAATGCCGCTCGAGCAGGGACTTAAATCTATAAAGGTGCCTTTTCCCTCCCGTCCTTCATTAGACGTACTGTCCGTTACATCTACATtgttttcatcatttttatttgctgaatttttcaaaatgttaCTATCAGATATATGCCCAGTACCTCCCTGTTCCTTCCGCACATACGCATTTGAATATTCATCTATATTATACAAACTTATTTTATCGGTTAAGTTTTCTATTTCAGTGAatctataaaatttttctctatttttctGTTCATCTGATTTGATAGCCGCCTTTTTCCATACCATCTTTGATTCCTCTTCGGTTAAATCAAAGGatgttttcataaaattaatataatcttCTAACTTCAAAGTTAGTTTTTGTTCTTGAGATAATTCTAAATTTGCTTTTAACTGTAAAACGGAATTTCTTCTAaattctacttttttttcttctgacCAATCTTTCATAAATTCAGGTTCTTTCGATTTATCATCACatgttaattttacttttgaGTTTATTCTTAATTCTTTAACTATTAAATGTTCTTCTGGGGAATctttttgtatttcttttattctgCTATCATACGTTTCTCCACTACTATTTGAATTTTCTTCTGAATTTCCTgaactatttatattttctgttttattttttcttttttgctcCTCTTCCTCACCTGAGTTCTTTACATTATCATTATGTATAGAGATATGTTTTGGGGTACCACCTTCTTCTGTAATGTAACTATAATTACTTTGAGGTGAGTGCGTATGCATCATCTTTTCCACATTTTTAGAAGTAGGatttaaatagaaaattCCTTTTAAATCATGTTGTagcttttttataattctttgTTCGCAATCTTTTACAAGATAACTAACCATATTTCCATGTAGTCCTTTAATACCACTAGCAACTTTACCTCTATGTATATTTAACACTATTCCATTTTGAAATGAACTTAACTTTAGAACTAGACTATCTTCAGCTTCCCATTTTAAATCATATCCTGATATGAGAATTTCTATCCCATAGTTATTGTTCATAActattgtttttaatttcattactGGTATACCAAATTCATTTTGGTTATATGACTTTTTATTCGCCCAATTGAGCAAAAAGGTGTTTACATCATcatattttgcattttcGAAATATTCTGTATGTAATAGTTCATTTTCCTCTACACTTTTTTGTGATATAGAATTCTTGTCATCATGTGTTGATGATGCATTATCATatgatatatgtaaaatattttctttttctactACACCTACCCATTCACTCATCCCTctatgtttcttttttaaaactatACTTAATATACAATAATCTTCATGTTTTTCTAAAAACCATGTAGATAGATTTGTATCGACAAACCCTTTTAATTTCCCTTCTATTAAGCATTGTGGTTTATCTTTcaattttgcatatatataatcattcTTTAAACTATACTGAATATCACCTGGACTTGCATCTGGTGATAATCTTATTTTCACCTCTATATTATCATCTGATTCAACCCATTCGTAAGAGCACGTTGTTCCGCTTCCCCTAAATATGCGAAAGTAATCATTCCCACTTTTTTTCcacttcttttttaaatggaaaaagttatttataaaataccTTGAATAGGACAATTTTTTTGCCTTCTCCCTTTTACTATTACTTACTATGagcttattttttatcttaactGAGCATCCATACTCAAGGTGAAATATTACCATAATAATTAGCATAAGCATTTGCCATAAACCCCATTTTGTCATCTTAATAGAGTATATAACTAAACTGCCTCGTTAACACATACATTACTGATGAGCTTCAAAAAAGGGGGAAGCGAAAAGAAGGGGCAAGTTAAATATCCGATATATCTCACTGCTTCCCCTAAGTATTTCACTACAGTTGCTGCGTATTTCACTGCTTTTCCTGTGTGCTCTTCGTTCCTTCGTTATTCCTAATTTTTCTGTTCATTCTgctttttgaaaatattgcTAAAGTGGTTATTCGTAAATGGATCTAATTTTTACTGTACTCTTCTCTTTCCCTTCTGCATTTCACTTCAACCCACACCTATCACTATTTTTCATCTACTTTCCTtatttccaaattttttgttttccatatattatgCAATTATCTTAACAtttagcaaaataaaaaatttcatgtataaaataatataaagggTACATGTTTGGCTAAAcgaggaattttttttttttttattttacatttttttttttttaattcacagcattaaattttaaggtattttatatacaaagGAAGGATATAAACTTCAGTGCatgaaagaattatatatacatgtatgagctggcacatgcacatataatatatatataggcatgcacgtatgtatgtacgtatgtatatataatgcttCCCTTTTTGAGATTAAAGGCTTGTTTTCCTCACGTTGCTGTTCATGTTAACGTATGATCATACTGAGACTTTGTTGCTtcaattcattttttgttaactGTGCATTTTGCGGAAAGAGGATAAACtgtgtataattttttgaaataagtatattttgATCAAACGTTTAAGAAGGTGTGGTATCATAGCTGAATAGGTTAACATACAGTGAGAGTTCaacttaaattatttagaCAAAGAATTGAGAAAATgctaattaattataataaaaaaaaaaaaaaaaaaaaagtaaaaaaaagcatGGTTCAAATTGTATCATTTTGGGCGAAAGGTTAAATTGGTCTTATATCCACAACATGGAAAAGAAACAAATTTGTacacacacaaaaaaaaaaaaagaagaaaaaaaaaaaaaaaaatttcctttttttcgttattttcttactttttcatattacttgaagttttattttctccatttcttctttttttttttttttttttttttgtctgtTTTTCGCCCTTTTTGTACATACACAACTTATCACGCAGATTAATTGTATGAAAATCCATAACAGGGGAATactgctttttttttattttctatttgctatttttaaaaaaaaacggCATTTACCAAACATTTTATCATCTATAACTGCAAAGGGTTGTACATATTTGTGTTTCGATAAACATACGCTGTCCTTTAAGACcatataattcaaaaataaatatatcagtAACAGAACGTTTCTTAGAAGAGCGTCCTCCCTTAGGTATTACACCGTGCaatgttttttccttttctcaTTTGTCATACGCGTATatgtttaaatttaaaatttaagattttaaaataagtGTCAATTATTTGCAGATACTTTAActagctaaaaaaaaaaatatatatatatatatatatatgcatacacacTACTATAAATAAAAGCACAATGACCGCCCTCTATTTGCTCTTctcgttttttcttttggGCTCACTTAATGAGAACAAATACCTAAACGCGAAAGTAATACATCGTCCGATTAATGTATACTATAAAGATTATTCTGCACATTTGCCAAATGAGCAGAGagataaattaatgaaaatccTTTTGAATAATGAGtataatgaagaaaaggaTGAAgtggaaaatattattgatataaaaaaaatatatgaaaaagaaaaagaccTAGAAAACTTATTGAGCAAACAGACAAATTTATCcaaaataattaaagaaGAGTTAAGGGGATACCTTAAAAAAAGTGATACTcaaaaggaaca encodes:
- a CDS encoding CS domain protein yields the protein MTKWGLWQMLMLIIMVIFHLEYGCSVKIKNKLIVSNSKREKAKKLSYSRYFINNFFHLKKKWKKSGNDYFRIFRGSGTTCSYEWVESDDNIEVKIRLSPDASPGDIQYSLKNDYIYAKLKDKPQCLIEGKLKGFVDTNLSTWFLEKHEDYCILSIVLKKKHRGMSEWVGVVEKENILHISYDNASSTHDDKNSISQKSVEENELLHTEYFENAKYDDVNTFLLNWANKKSYNQNEFGIPVMKLKTIVMNNNYGIEILISGYDLKWEAEDSLVLKLSSFQNGIVLNIHRGKVASGIKGLHGNMVSYLVKDCEQRIIKKLQHDLKGIFYLNPTSKNVEKMMHTHSPQSNYSYITEEGGTPKHISIHNDNVKNSGEEEEQKRKNKTENINSSGNSEENSNSSGETYDSRIKEIQKDSPEEHLIVKELRINSKVKLTCDDKSKEPEFMKDWSEEKKVEFRRNSVLQLKANLELSQEQKLTLKLEDYINFMKTSFDLTEEESKMVWKKAAIKSDEQKNREKFYRFTEIENLTDKISLYNIDEYSNAYVRKEQGGTGHISDSNILKNSANKNDENNVDVTDSTSNEGREGKGTFIDLSPCSSGISDSSVSSYGGNISDSGTDNNINRRFFNCLEKELLDHSDKPKLTLYEIYMKSSEEEKNQMRGKWKINEMRLNTLIEELQYLEDDMIPTVCNNYRDVLLSDEYICLMKIRLQENPPKNSEEKRILQIVNSFVMSLYDDIKILMEHEEKEHLKKIQLICEKAVHDEKGLNDFIESMKPLLDYAFLGYIKHAIQIEKKNIKAQNRDFREHPSDWLIILMIIQKGIYSILEKDIWQDVINITTIICHEQPNVRKTILTTMLASMPKADWIFFKDIIKTLFKSVQEKKLTANHFPNFPHIPEAIFQLNFDIERILPDWFIREMLDEYDKSIVELMKSKKPLFWKMKETKWDKKFVQNFKEQQVQKYREYERNSRS
- a CDS encoding hypothetical protein (conserved Plasmodium protein), which produces MTALYLLFSFFLLGSLNENKYLNAKVIHRPINVYYKDYSAHLPNEQRDKLMKILLNNEYNEEKDEVENIIDIKKIYEKEKDLENLLSKQTNLSKIIKEELRGYLKKNRKMSVKYDHEEKNDNSGIEQNSKKGGHVFDVNTHIDVSMDSMREPLVVIKIPSLNFYDLIEIQHDVGNLISVNNEELFY
- a CDS encoding chaperone; this encodes MNKIKYISLLWKHNAVNNTISYNNKYDMLDFNKRKNIKQVKCYKCHRDINVDNVPFSCQSCKALINVDVFKIFNFFELFGFRKVSYDLDKNYLKKKFNDIQKIYHPDKNAQNSELERINEVSSYLNNAYGILLNDIDRASYMINIQYNYKIPEDENLEDEEFLSEIIKINEQINKPEMDLLLLTREYKDKYEDHVKRIKLHFEEKDFENIVNTLKKLKFINKILERLKNL